A region from the Arachis ipaensis cultivar K30076 chromosome B01, Araip1.1, whole genome shotgun sequence genome encodes:
- the LOC107626390 gene encoding probable disease resistance protein At5g66900 isoform X3, translating to MEVLYNVRNILDIIRDDYGGMGGRLGEEKVLRGVSGVPEKPEFTVGLEEPLKKLKVEVLKKDGDRVLLVTGLGGSGKSTLAKTLCWDDQVKGMFADNIFFQTVSKSPNLKTIVQTLFEHCGHRVPKFQTDEEAINRLGNLLRHVGDNGRPILLVLDDVWSGTDSIVEKFKFSTIPDYKIVVTSRFAFRRFHTQFHLKPLGDDDAVSLFHHFTQAKDTNSYKPDENLVHEIVRGCNGSPLALKVIGGSLCHHPYEFWQTMKERLKSNKDLDSHLQNCLDIVEDDKEKECFMDLGLFPEDQRIRVPLLNDMWTELHELDEDGVKAMNIIHSLNSKNLANLIVTRKVATDVEMYYNNHFLMQHDLLRELANHQSNQEPIEHRKRLAIDLTQNGKNCPNWLVEQNQPGIFSRMLSFLSVRGTQQQQKQEQVTARIMFVSTDETFTPDWYNMNPDETEVLILNIHSNKYTFPDFIQKMRKLKVLIVTNQGFHPCELNNFEVLGSLPCLKRISLEKVSVPSLCKLRKLRNLSLYMCTTKQAFGSSDIKISDALPNLVELNIDYCMDMVELPSDFCNIMTMKKLSITNCHKLSKLPPEIVMLKNLEVLRLSSCSDLKEMPESVGRLQQIWCLDISECISLTQLPADIGELHGLQKLYMWGCSGLNELPHSVTSFENLKHVIHVICDDEVAALWEHFKEFTSLPNLMIVKVRADINLRWLPGFH from the exons ATGGAGGTGCTGTATAACGTGAGGAATATTCTTGATATTATTCGTGATGATTATGGTGGGATGGGAGGGCGGTTAGGAGAAGAGAAAGTTTTGCGGGGTGTGAGTGGAGTTCCTGAGAAGCCTGAGTTCACAGTGGGGTTGGAGGAGCCTTTGAAGAAGTTGAAGGTTGAGGTGCTGAAGAAGGATGGTGACCGTGTTCTTTTGGTTACCGGGTTGGGAGGATCTGGAAAAAGCACACTCGCTAAGACGCTCTGTTGGGATGATCAAGTCAAAG GCATGTTTGCAGACAATATCTTCTTCCAGACAGTGTCGAAATCACCCAACTTGAAGACCATTGTACAGACACTATTTGAACACTGTGGACACCGGGTACCCAAGTTTCAAACCGATGAAGAGGCAATTAACCGGTTGGGGAACTTGCTGAGGCATGTTGGGGATAACGGTAGACCAATATTATTGGTCCTGGATGATGTATGGTCTGgcacagattcaattgttgaaAAGTTCAAATTCTCCACCATTCCAGATTACAAGATTGTAGTTACTTCAAGATTTGCATTTCGCAGATTCCATACTCAGTTCCACTTGAAACCACTTGGTGATGATGATGCCGTATCCCTCTTCCATCACTTTACACAAGCCAAAGACACTAACTCTTATAAGCCTGATGAAAATCTTGTCCATGAG ATAGTGAGAGGTTGTAATGGTTCACCTCTGGCTCTAAAAGTTATTGGTGGATCCCTGTGTCATCATCCTTATGAGTTCTGGCAAACAATGAAGGAACGGCTTAAATCCAACAAAGACTTGGATTCTCACCTTCAGAATTGTCTAGACATAGTGGAAGACGACAAGGAGAAGGAGTGTTTCATGGACCTAGGTCTGTTCCCTGAAGATCAAAGGATCCGCGTTCCTTTGCTGAATGACATGTGGACAGAACTGCATGAACTTGATGAGGATGGAGTAAAAGCAATGAATATTATACATAGTTTAAACTCCAAGAATTTGGCTAATCTCATTGTTACAAG GAAAGTTGCAACGGACGTGGAAATGTACTACAATAACCACTTCCTTATGCAGCATGATCTCCTTAGAGAGTTAGCAAACCATCAAAGCAACCAAGAACCGATCGAGCATAGGAAAAGGCTGGCGATCGACTTGACTCAGAATGGGAAAAATTGTCCCAACTGGTTGGTAGAACAGAATCAGCCGGGTATATTTTCTCGCATGCTGTCATTCTTATCTGTAAGGGGGACACAACAACAACAGAAGCAGGAACAAGTCACTGCTCGCATAATGTTTGTTTCAACTG ATGAAACATTCACTCCTGACTGGTACAACATGAACCCTGATGAAACTGAAGTTCTGATTTTAAATATCCATTCAAACAAGTATACATTTCCGGATTTCATTCAGAAAATGAGAAAACTCAAAGTTCTCATAGTCACAAATCAGGGTTTCCATCCTTGTGAATTGAACAACTTTGAGGTACTTGGTTCATTACCATGCTTGAAAAGGATTAGCCTGGAAAAGGTTTCGGTTCCTAGCCTCTGCAAATTGAGGAAGCTGCGAAATCTGTCGCTTTATATGTGTACTACAAAGCAGGCTTTTGGAAGTAGTGACATCAAAATTTCAGATGCACTGCCAAATTTAGTGGAGTTGAACATTGACTATTGCATGGATATGGTGGAATTGCCTTCTGATTTCTGTAACATTATGACCATGAAGAAGCTTAGTATCACTAACTGTCATAAGCTTTCTAAACTACCACCAGAAATCGTTATGCTGAAGAATCTGGAAGTTTTGAGACTTAGTTCCTGCTCTGATTTGAAAGAGATGCCAGAATCTGTTGGAAGGCTTCAACAGATTTGGTGTCTCGACATATCAGAGTGTATAAGCCTAACCCAGTTACCCGCAGACATCGGCGAGTTGCATGGTCTACAGAAGCTCTATATGTGGGGTTGCTCAGGATTGAACGAATTGCCGCATTCTGTCACATCCTTCGAAAATTTGAAGCATGTGATTCATGTGATCTGCGACGATGAGGTGGCTGCTTTATGGGAACATTTCAAAGAGTTCACCAGCCTTCCCAATCTGATGATAGTGAAGGTTAGAGCAGATATCAACCTACGTTGGCTTCCTGGGTTTCATTGA
- the LOC107626401 gene encoding serine/threonine-protein kinase SRK2I has product MDRAAVTVGPGMDMPIMHDSDRYDLVRNIGSGNFGIARLMQDKQTKELVAVKYIERGDKIDENVKREIINHRSLRHPNIVRFKEVILTPTHLAIVMEYASGGELFERICNAGRFSEDEARFFFQQLISGVSYCHAMQVCHRDLKLENTLLDGSPAPRLKICDFGYSKSSVLHSQPKSTVGTPAYIAPEVLLKQEYDGKIADVWSCGVTLYVMLVGAYPFEDPSEPKDFRKTIQRILSVQYSIPDFVQISPECRHLISRIFVFDPAERITMSEIWNHEWFLKNLPADLMDEKIMGNQFEEPDQPMQSIDTIMQIISEATIPAAGAYSLDQFMADNIDMDDDIDELESESELDIDSSGEIVYAI; this is encoded by the exons ATGGATCGGGCGGCGGTTACCGTCGGACCCGGCATGGACATGCCGATCATGCACGACAGCGACCGTTACGATCTGGTCCGTAACATCGGGTCAGGAAACTTCGGCATCGCAAGATTGATGCAGGATAAGCAGACCAAGGAGCTCGTTGCTGTTAAGTACATCGAACGCGGCGACAAG ATTGATGAAAATGTCAAGAGAGAAATCATTAATCACAGGTCTTTGAGACACCCTAACATTGTTAGGTTTAAGGAG GTTATTTTAACACCTACGCATCTGGCCATTGTAATGGAATATGCATCTGGAGGAGAACTGTTTGAGCGAATCTGCAATGCTGGGCGCTTCTCGGAGGATGAG GCTCGTTTCTTCTTTCAACAACTCATATCTGGGGTCAGCTACTGCCATGCAATG caagtttGTCACCGGGACCTGAAGCTGGAGAACACTTTGCTGGATGGAAGCCCAGCACCACGTTTGAAGATATGCGATTTTGGCTACTCCAAG TCTTCGGTGCTTCATTCACAACCAAAGTCAACAGTTGGTACTCCAGCTTATATAGCTCCAGAAGTATTGCTGAAGCAAGAGTACGATGGCAAG ATTGCAGATGTCTGGTCATGTGGAGTAACTTTATATGTGATGCTAGTGGGAGCATATCCTTTTGAAGATCCTAGTGAACCAAAGGATTTTAGGAAGACAATTCAG AGAATTCTCAGTGTCCAGTATTCCATTCCAGACTTTGTTCAGATATCTCCTGAATGTCGCCACCTTATCTCAAGGATCTTTGTTTTTGACCCTGCAGAG AGAATCACGATGTCTGAGATCTGGAACCATGAATGGTTTTTGAAGAATCTCCCGGCAGATCTGATGGATGAGAAGATAATGGGCAACCAATTTGAAGAGCCAGACCAACCAATGCAGAGCATTGATACAATCATGCAGATAATCTCAGAAGCTACCATACCAGCAGCGGGGGCCTATTCCTTAGACCAGTTTATGGCAGATAACATTGACATGGATGACGACATAGATGAATTAGAATCCGAATCCGAGCTTGATATAGATAGCAGTGGGGAGATAGTGTATGCCATATAA